From the Montipora capricornis isolate CH-2021 chromosome 2, ASM3666992v2, whole genome shotgun sequence genome, one window contains:
- the LOC138020969 gene encoding uncharacterized protein, with protein MVATGNHYKCRPLFLLLVVESFSICSSVLPTYTPALQNDNSEREDLIEHYFHLGLGYSEILLFLVSLHGCFLSLRQLKRILKQRGLGRRRNRSNPRVVCDAIEQELRGSGSAIGYRLMTHRLLHVHGLSTDKETVRELLKILDPEGVELRSRHRLRRRQYKTAGPNHIWHIDGYDKLKPFGFCIHAAIDGYSRRIMWIEVGPTNNDPFVIAQYYLDCVRQIGGIPKIIRADCGTENVNVAILQRFFHNQDQSFLYGKSSSNQRIEAWWGMLKRGGMGWWISFFKDLRDCGLYLDDDVIEAECLKFCFMPVIREELHKFAMQWNLHKIRPSRNEESPSGRPDLLYHIPDLTGARDLMIPVSLDDVEMAEQLCAVRSPEHGCSEEFFELVSLIMQEKGLTMPSTADDALVLFCTLIDDIMDI; from the coding sequence ATGGTGGCCACAGGGAATCATTATAAATGCCGTCCGTTGTTCCTTCTGCTTGTTGTTGAATCATTCTCCATATGCTCATCGGTTTTGCCTACCTATACACCTGCTTTACAAAATGACAATTCGGAACGTGAAGATCTGATTGAACACTACTTTCATTTAGGCCTTGGTTACAGCGAGATATTGCTATTCTTGGTATCGTTGCATGGTTGCTTTTTGAGCCTTCGCCAACTGAAGAGGATATTAAAACAACGTGGACTTGGTAGAAGAAGAAACCGTTCAAATCCTCGAGTAGTCTGTGACGCTATTGAGCAAGAATTACGTGGTAGTGGAAGTGCGATTGGCTACAGACTAATGACTCATAgactgctacatgtacatggtttATCAACAGACAAGGAAACTGTTCGAGAACTGTTAAAGATATTAGATCCCGAAGGGGTTGAGCTTAGGTCGAGACATCGATTACGAAGAAGACAATACAAAACGGCAGGTCCTAATCACATATGGCACATCGATGGTTACGATAAACTGAAGCCTTTTGGCTTCTGTATTCATGCCGCTATCGATGGTTACAGCAGGCGCATAATGTGGATAGAAGTGGGCCCTACAAACAATGATCCCTTTGTGATAGCTCAATACTACCTAGACTGTGTAAGACAGATAGGAGGAATTCCAAAAATAATAAGGGCAGATTGTGGCACAGAAAATGTTAACGTGGCTATTTTACAACGATTTTTCCACAATCAAGACCAAAGTTTCTTATATGGGAAATCGTCATCTAATCAACGCATCGAGGCCTGGTGGGGTATGCTTAAGAGGGGTGGTATGGGCTGGTGGATTAGTTTTTTTAAAGATCTAAGAGACTGTGGACTTTATTTAGACGACGATGTTATAGAAGCCGAATGTCTTAAGTTTTGCTTCATGCCAGTTATACGGGAAGAGCTTCACAAGTTTGCCATGCAGTGGAATTTGCACAAGATAAGACCATCACGAAATGAAGAATCTCCAAGTGGGCGGCCAGATTTACTCTACCATATTCCAGACTTGACGGGTGCGAGAGATTTAATGATACCAGTTTCACTTGACGATGTGGAAATGGCAGAGCAACTCTGCGCCGTCAGATCTCCAGAGCACGGTTGCTCCGAGGAGTTTTTTGAATTGGTATCGTTAATTATGCAGGAAAAAGGCCTAACAATGCCTTCAACGGCAGATGATGCATTGGTTCTGTTCTGTACCCTGATAGATGACATCATGGATATCTAA
- the LOC138020912 gene encoding uncharacterized protein — protein sequence MENKMAESVESVLEDTTEKVCNFLRARGVEQEVVEKFQREKMDVCAVLTADDELLKNMGLLKAGDRLSLKGYCQSEKKEESQSKKRRLLEAFFNKKKGKKGVPTQKCSGTSHPSQIGKAKKVKSKKVQLGWKHFKEEEEAYTLVPLVKGGGSREIELPLSTNKLDLMKTCKTLFFPDGKSIHGKEEEMAFDLANFKNEKVGVTVNVEGKELPFTIENYIAAHRVKNVRIYLRSQKICDYSSDEDDKEDSLPIMDINSVVKCSTLIGSTEERQALLCEQDEAYLNSLTSDRQKRIDLENEAAEGKRKVEIQQARGARVVPEPDSDFITVKVRHLTMGMCIRRFSSSAKMSAVYDWIGSLSSDIEHFSLCDPFGGILLPSRDISDRCTIVMVKASQTPPMSDSDTEVQFLGFGDTSACSTATETDSGPVKEANGKKGDNGVTSQLFIPADNVQLDNYYASLVATANTGNDNDVSFSDSDRDEDIVDATQNQPASVSAQDKDIAEILGDLAKEISNECISKFNISRNFLWEGTRRALSRKSFSPANKVSVKFTDDSGVSEGAVDLGGPMREFFTLCLQYLHNSLLFCGLENHKFLSFQSRCLEDDDYFIAGTIIAMSIVHGGPAPQFLSPLMFDALVNDMSKVVVSVQDVYDAELQSSLQALLNSATLEEALRLMNEGNLPTILDLAGTLQPVRQVDDIARIVASTTHWFVLGRAQPALESFQKGLASLGVLAAMRAYPDSFRQLFCHCSEVLTADKMERLFSVKSSLAGSTKAVIESLVLSRWSDYLQDIEEGEDSINLSDILFFATGCKSLPPRNISPSIEFLHEPGRFGQSRFPTANTCSATLRLPVIHESYDSFKADISFGIQNGRGFGTA from the exons AtggaaaacaagatggcggagtCGGTGGAGTCGGTACTGGAGGATACGACGGAGAAG GTCTGCAACTTCTTGAGAGCAAGAGGAGTAGAACAGGAAGTAGTTGAGAAATTTCAGCGTGAAAAG ATGGATGTTTGTGCTGTTCTGACTGCAGATGACGAGTTACTGAAAAATATGGGCCTATTAAAAGCTGGGGACAGATTGAGTCTAAAAGGTTACTGTCAATCAGAGAAAAAAGAGGAGAGTCAAAGCAAGAAAAGAAGACTTCTTGAAgcctttttcaacaaaaagaaaggaaagaagggAGTCCCCACCCAGAAGTGTTCTGGAACAAGTCACCCTTCCCAGATAGGAAAAGctaaaaaagttaaatctaaaAAGGTGCAGCTGGGGTGGAAACACTtcaaagaagaggaagaagcttACACCTTAGTGCCATTGGTGAAGGGAGGAGGAAGTCGGGAAATAGAGCTACCACTGTCAACAAACAAGTTGGACTTGatgaaaacttgtaaaactctttttttcccAGATGGGAAATCCATTCATGGGAAAGAGGAGGAAATGGCTTTTGATTTAGCTaacttcaaaaatgaaaaagttggaGTAACTGTCAATGTTGAAGGAAAAGAGCTTCCATTCACCATCGAAAACTATATCGCTGCACATAGAGTTAAAAATGTGAGAATTTATTTGCGGTCTCAAAAAATTTGTGACTACAGTAGTGATGAAGATGATAAAGAAGACTCTCTGCCAATTATGGACATAAACAGTGTGGTCAAGTGTTCAACCTTAATTGGATCAACAGAGGAGAGACAGGCATTGTTGTGTGAACAGGATGAAGCTTATCTAAATTCATTAACTTCAGACAGGCAGAAAAGGATTGATCTAGAAAATGAGGCTGCTGAAGGTAAACGCAAGGTGGAAATTCAGCAAGCAAGGGGTGCTAGAGTCGTTCCAGAGCCCGATTCTGATTTCATTACTGTTAAGGTTAGACACCTTACCATGGGCATGTGCATACGCCGATTTTCATCTAGTGCAAAAATGTCAGCTGTTTATGATTGGATAGGATCATTAAGTTCTGACATAGAGCATTTTTCACTTTGTGATCCTTTTGGTGGGATTCTGTTGCCAAGTAGAGACATATCAGATAGGTGTACCATTGTCATGGTGAAAGCGTCACAGACCCCTCCTATGTCTGATTCAGACACTGAGGTTCAGTTTCTGGGCTTTGGGGATACAAGTGCTTGCAGCACAGCAACAGAAACCGACAGTGGACCAGTAAAAGAAGCTAATGGGAAAAAAGGAGACAATGGAGTGACCTCTCA ATTATTTATTCCAGCGGACAATGTACAGCTAGACAACTATTATGCTTCCCTTGTTGCTACAGCTAACACAGGTAACGACAATGATGTGTCATTTTCTGACAGTGACAGAGATGAGGATATCGTTGATGCCACCCAGAatcaacctgcttctgttagtGCCCAGGACAAAGACATTGCCGAGATACTTGGTGACTTAGCCAAAGAAATCAGTAATGAATgcatttcaaaatttaacatttCACGCAATTTCTTATGGGAGGGAACAAGGCGGGCATTGTCACGGAAATCCTTTTCTCCAGCAAACAAGGTTTCAGTAAAATTCACTGATGATAGTGGTGTCAGTGAAGGCGCGGTTGATTTGGGCGGACCAATGAGAGAATTTTTCACCTTATGCCTCCAGTACTTGCACAATTCACTATTGTTCTGTGGACTTGAGAACCACAAGTTCCTGTCATTTCAGTCTAGATGCCTAGAAGATGATGACTACTTCATAGCAGGAACAATCATTGCCATGTCCATTGTACATGGGGGGCCTGCCCCACAGTTTCTTTCGCCGTTGATGTTTGACGCTCTTGTTAACGATATGTCCAAAGTGGTTGTTTCGGTGCAAGACGTGTATGATGCTGAACTGCAATCATCCCTTCAAGCGCTCCTGAATTCTGCCACTCTTGAGGAGGCCTTGCGACTCATGAACGAAGGTAATTTGCCGACAATTCTTGACCTTGCAGGAACCTTGCAACCAGTGAGACAAGTGGATGACATTGCAAGGATTGTTGCGTCAACCACTCATTGGTTTGTACTAGGACGAGCCCAGCCAGCATTGGAGAGCTTTCAGAAAGGGCTCGCATCACTTGGAGTGTTGGCAGCCATGAGGGCGTATCCGGATTCCTTTCGGCAATTGTTTTGCCATTGTTCTGAAGTACTTACTGCAGATAAGATGGAAAGGTTGTTCTCAGTAAAGTCAAGTCTAGCTGGCTCAACTAAAGCAGTTATTGAAAGCCTCGTCCTTTCGCGTTGGAGTGACTATTTGCAAGATATAGAAGAAGGCGAGGATTCCATTAATCTAAGTGACATCTTGTTCTTTGCTACGGGGTGCAAGTCCTTGCCACCGCGAAATATATCCCCTAGCATTGAATTCTTACACGAGCCAGGAAGATTTGGGCAATCCAGATTTCCCACAGCAAACACCTGTTCTGCCACGCTGCGCCTACCAGTTATACATGAAAGTTATGACAGCTTCAAAGCTGACATTTCATTTGGAATTCAGAATGGACGGGGTTTCGGCACTGCTTAA